AGCGGCTAAATCGTCCGGTTCATTTTCAAATTCGATGCACCATTCGTGATACGGTAAGCCTTCTTCAGGATTGATTTGCGGTGCCACTGTAAATTCGTTTACGCGGATAGCGGTTCCTTCCATAGCTTGTTGCAAAGCGCTTTCAACTTCTTTGCCGATAACGTGTTCGCCAAAAGCCGAAATGTAATGTTTAATCCTTCCTGAAACGATTACGCGATAGGGTTTCAGGCTGGTAAACTGAACGGTGTCGCCAATATTATATCCCCAAAGTCCGGCATTGGTAGAAAGAATTAAAACGTAATTGGTATGCAATTCAACCTCGCCTATAGTATATCGTTTCGGATTTTCCGTAAAAAATTCGTCAGCTTTGATAAACTCATAAAAAATACCCGAATTCAACAGCAACAACATCCCCTTTTCTTTTTGAGAATCCTGGTAAGCAAAAAACCCTTCCGAAGCCGGAAACAGCTCAATCGAATCTACTTTTCTTCCGATAAGGTTTTCAAATTTGGCACGGTACGGTTCATAATTCACGCCGCCATAAATGAATAAATTAAAATTCTTGAATATATCGCCAACGGGCTTATTGGCTTTTTGCTGCAACTTCTCAAAATACATTTGCACCCAACTCGGAATGCCCGAAATGACGCTCATGTTTTCGTTGAACGTTTCTTCCACAATGGCATCTACTTTGGTTTCCCAATCTTCAATGCAATTGGTTTCCCAACTCGGCATGCGATTTTTTTGCAAATATTTCGGAACAAAATGCGCTACAATTCCGGAAAGTCTTCCCAGTTTGATGCCGTTTTTTTCTTCTAAAACAGGACTCCCTTGCAGAAAAATCATTTTTCCGTCTACAAAATCAGCTTTGCCGGTTTCGTGTATATAGCCCAGAATAGCATTACGAGCCGCTTCAATATGAAAGGGCATGGATTCCTTAGTTAACGGAATGTATTTAGCTCCCGAAGTAGTCCCCGAGGTTTTCGCAAAATAAAGCGGTTTGCCTTTCCAAAGAATATCCGCTTCGCCTTTAACTACACGGTCAACATAAGGACGCAAGGCTTCATAATCTCTTATCGGAACCTGCTTGGCAAAATCTTCGAACGTCTTGATTTCGGCAAAATGATGGTCTTTCCCAAACTGAGTTGTGGCTGCCGCCTGAATTAAATCCCTAAAAACCTTTTGCTGGGTTGCCACAGGATTTTGTGCCCACTTTTGAGTCTTTTTATGAATGCTTTGGGCAAATAATTTAGCGGCAATCGATTTTAGTGACATTATTCTTGGTTTGGAAAATTGGTTTTAATGGCTTTTTCAGTCGAAAAAAATAAGTAAATGACACCCGCTATTATAAAAGCAATCCCAACGACCAGTTGTAAATCTACTTGCAGTTTTAAGAACACATTGATAAAAGAAACCAGCATCAAAAACACCGCTACTTGAATCATCTTTATGCCCGAATATCGTTGGGCAAAATCCCAAACTTCTTGATTTTTCATTGAAGCAGTCGTTCGGTAACCGTATAAATCATTGATTTTCTTGGGTGGAAATTTCAACGTGATGGCTGCCGTAATCAAAAAAATGAAGCCCACTAAAAAGGAAATGAACAGTGTGTTTTCAATAAAATAAATGACGTAGGTTTCCATAATTATTCAAATTCAATAAAAATACTCGGGTCAATCGGGTAGCCGTCTTTCCATAATTCAAAATGCAAATGCACTCCGGTAGATTCTTGCCCGGTCGACCCTGCCAAAGCAATCACTTCTCCGGTTCTGACGGTATCGCCTTGAGCCACCGTTACCGAGGCCGCATGTTTATACACCGAAATAAAACCATTGTTGTGTCTGATGATAACCACGTTGCCGGTGTTAGGCGTCCAATCGGCAAAAATTACTGTCCCACTCAAAATAGATTTTATCGGAGTATTTTTGGCTAAAGCTATATCAACAGCATAATGTTTTTCCCTCGGGTTGAATTTATCGGTGACCATCCCTTTGACCGGTGGAAAAAGCACTACACTTACCTTTGGTTTTGCCTTTTCAAAAAGATTGTATTTGTCTTCTCGCGCCACTTCTTCGCGCAATTGTAAATCGGCTTTGGAAGGCTTCATGTCGTCCTCGGAAACCGGTTCGACCGTGGCGGCTGTTATCGAATCTTTACTAAATTTCGCATAATCTAAATCGCCGGTCAGTATCTTTTTGATAGAAGCAATATAGGCTTCGTTTTTCTTCAAGGCATTGGATAAGGAGTCTGATTTCAAGGCCAATTCGGTGGCGTCTCTTTTTAATTTAGAGGAAGCATAGCCCGGAATATATTCGCGCAAAGGCGTAAAAGCAATGATGTAAGTTGTGACAAAAATAATCAGTAAGGCGCCAATAGTGGCCACCACAAAGACATTCATTAAGGTCAAACGCAATGAAAAAACTTCGGCAAAAGTATCCTCATTCAAAATAACCAAGCGGTTTTTTGTGAATAGTTTTTTCTTTAGAATTTTACGCTTGAGTCGTTTTTCCGACATGAGTACTGATTAGTTCACAAATATAGAAAATAATGTTCGGTTGATTTTTCAATAGGATAACGAACTTTAACTATAAATATTGTGCTGAAAATAAAAACTATGTCTAATTTCTTTATACATTTGTTGCCGATTAATACTAATTCGCGAAAGCACAAAATTATATATCATGGGAAGTATGGGAATATCAGAATGGCTAGTAATATTGGTCGTTGTTTTATTATTATTTGGTGGTAAAAAAATTCCGGAATTAATGAAAGGTCTTGGTACCGGAGTTAGAGAATTCAAGGAAGCTGCCAAAGGAGAGGATAAAACGCCTGAAACTAAAAAAGAAGAAGAGAAATAATAATATTATTTATTCAACAATTGCCCCGTATTCCTTAAAATACGGGGCTTTTTTTTGGGTTATTCCGACTCAGGAGTGCCTTTGAGTACACGGTATAATTCTTCAATTTTTTCCAAAGGCAAATTATGGAGCAATTGGTTCACTTCCGTACCGGTTTCCGTTTTGGTTAGGCTGTGCAGCGCATGATCGGGAAGGACCATTTTACCTTTTTCAGGAATGTAGGTCAGCAAATCATTGGGCGTACAATTCAAATCCCGGCAAAGCATTTCCAGCTTTTTCATCGACAGCGAATTCAGGTTATTGCGCAACAAATCATAAGTATAACTTGGCGAATGTCCCCGTTCAATAAAAAACTGATTGGGTTCGGTGATTCCTTTCATCTTCAAAATTCGAGTAATGTTTAATCGTATCATAGCTAACAGTTTTAAAATGACAGTACTACTCCATTCTCTTCAAATAAAGTGCCAAACCTTGTTAGTCAAGTGAATAAAGCCTTGGAATAGGCTTCCGTGCGTTAGGTTTAATCTACTGACGCCTTAGCTACGGCTACGGAGAGTTTAGTTTAACCTACTAAGGGTTTAGATTAATTTACTAAGCATTAAACTGAAGCTTCTGTGCATGCAATAGCAACTACGGTCGGTTAAGATGAACCGACGGAAGGCTAGAAACCCTCAACGGAGGGCTTTTCGAGGGGTAAAATGGTAAGATGGACGCTTTTTTCGGCTAAAAAACCATCGTCAACTGGATGCGTTTGCGGTCTTCATCTACCTCCACCACTTTTACCTGCACGTGTTGGTGTAATTTGACCACTTCATTCACATCGGACACAAAACCTTCTTTGAGTTGGGAAATGTGTACCAATCCGCTTTCTTTAATACCAATATCGACAAAGCAACCGAAGGCCGTAATGTTGTTCACAATTCCCGGCAAAATCATGCCGCTGCGCACGTCTTTAATCGATTTGACATTGGCATCAAATTCAAATATTTTGGCAGCTTTTCTTGGGTCGAGTCCCGGTTTTTCAAGTTCTTTCAGGATGTCTTTAATTCCTAATATCCCCACATCAGAAGTGATGTAAAGCTCGGGTTTGATTAAACTGATTTTTTCTTTTTTACCTATGAGTTCGGCAGTTTTTAAGCCCAAATCCTTAGCCATTTTTTCCACTATCGGATAAGCTTCGGGGTGCACGGCCGAATTGTCTAACGGATTTTTTCCGTCTTTAATACGGATAAATGCCGCGGCTTGTTGATAGGCTTTGTCACCCAAACGCGGTACTTTTTTCAATTGCTTTCTATCTTCAAAAGGCCCATTTTCAGAACGGAAAGCTACGATGTTTTCGGCCATTTTTTCGCCTATCCCCGACACATAACTCAACAACGATTTACTGGCTGTGTTGATGTTGATGCCTACCGAGTTCACGCAGCGCACTACCACGGTATCGAGTTCTTCTTTCAGTTTGGTTTGGTCTACATCGTGTTGGTATTGCCCCACTCCTATCGACTTAGCGTCAATTTTTACCAGCTCCGCCAACGGGTCAGAAAGGCGTCTTCCGATGGATACCGAACCACGAACGGTTACGTCAAAATTCGGGAATTCATCTCTGGCAATTTTACTGGCGGAATACACCGAGGCTCCGGCTTCGGAAACCACAAACACCTGTACCGGTTTGTCAAACGCGATTTTTTGATGAAAAATTCGGTTTCCCTGGAGGCGGTTCCGTTACCAATAGAAATCGCTTCAATGTTATAGGCATTCACCATCGATTTGATTTTCTTCATCGCCATGGCCGTTTCGTTTTGCGGCTGGTGCGGATAGATGGTTTCATTATACAACAAATCACCTTTTTCATCCAAGCATACAATTTTACAACCACTACGATAGCCCGGGTCGATGGCCAAAATTCTTTTCTCTCCCAACGGCGGTGCTAACAAAAGTTGTCCCAAATTGCCGGCAAACACCTCTATGGCTTTGGCGTCGGCTTTGGCTTTAGCCTCTTGCAGGGTTTCGTTGGAAATGGCCGGTTCTAGCAAACGCTTGTAACTGTCCTTAATGGCCAAACGCAATTGGTCGGCCGTTTCTCTATTGTTTTTAATCGTGTTGTTTTCGATGAATTCGAGGGCTTCTTCGTTTTCAATGTCCACATTTAACTTGACAAATCCTTCGGCTTCGGCGCGCAACATGGCTAACAATCGGTGCGAAGGCGCTTTGGAAATGGGTTCCGCCCATTCAAAATATTGGGCAAATTTTTGGGCGGCTTCGTCGTCTTTTTTGGTTTTTACCACTTTGGTTTCCACTACGGCTTTGCGCTGAAACATACGTCTCAAATTTTTACGGATGTAGATATTTTCGTTAATCCATTCGGCAATAATATCTCGGGCGCCTTGCAGTGCATCATCTTCATTAGGTACTTTGGCATTCAAATATTTAGAAGCTATAAACTCAATGTCATCACTGTTTTGTGCCATGATGATTTTGGCCAAGGGCTCTAAACCGTTTTCACGAGCCACATCGGCGCGGGTTTTTTTCTTCTTTTTATAAGGCAAATACAAATCCTCAATCTCCTGCAGGTCGAAACTGTTTTCGATTTTGCTTTTCAGTTCCGCCGTCAACTGCCCTTGCTCTTCTATCGATTTCAACACGCTGTCTTTTCGCTTTACAATGTCGTCGTATTGCTTGGAGAGTTTGGCAATGTTTTCAATCACCACCTCATCCAGGTTTCCGGTTTGGTCTTTTCGGTAACGCGAAATAAAAGGGATGGTGCAATCTTCAGAAAGCAATTTCAGGGTTGCTTCTATGCTTTTGGGCGAAGCCGTAACTTGACTTTGGATAAATTGTATGCTGGTCATTTTAAGAATTTATTTTTGAATTTGGTAGAAGGCTTTACCGAGGTTTTCAATCACATCGGTAATCAACATGCTTTCGGGACTTTGAGTTTCAAGGGTAATATCAGCGGCCAAGCCGTGAAGATAAACTCCGAGTATTGCTGCGTTTATTGGCTGATAGCCTTGGGCTAAAAATGCGGTAAGTATTCCGGTCAATGCATCGCCGGAGCCTCCTTTGGCTAAACCCGAGTTGCCGGTGGTGTTTTCAAAAGAAGCGGTACCGTCGGTAATAAATGTTTTGTGTCCTTTTAAAACGATAATGCACTGGTGTTGGATGGCTTGGCTGATTGCCGTTTGTCGTCTTGCTGCTTCCGAGTCATGATTCCCGAACAATCTGTCAAACTCTTTTGCGTGCGGTGTCAGGATTGCCTTTGCCGAAAGTTTAGCCATCAGTTTGGAGTTGTTAGCCAAAATGGTCAGGGCATCGGCATCAAAAACTATCGGTTTATTAACCGTATCGATTAAAATTTCCAGTTTGCGTTCCGCTTGAGTATCTGTTCCTAAACCCGGTCCGATAGCCATGGCATTGTATTTTTCCCAATGGTTTTTTTCTTCTCTGAACTCAATCATTGCTTCCGGCACTGAGGAGAAAACTGTGGTTCGTTCTTTTTTCGGGATGTTGATAGTCACCAAACCGGCTCCGGCGCGAAGCGCCGATTTTGCGGCAATAATCGCGGCACCCATTTTAGATTTGCTTCCGGCTATAATCAAAGCGTGTCCATGATGGCCTTTATGGGATTCGGGCCCTCGTTTTTTGAAAATATTTTGGATGCTATGTAAATCGATGCTGATCATGTTAATCTTGAACGATGAAATCTTTAGTGTCTTCTTCCTTATTGTATTCGGGTTGAATATTGATGTGGTTGATATGGAATTTTTCGAAAAGCACCGTTTCTACTTGATGTAGCAATTCGTTGAACTCGCTCATTTTAATATCTTCCGAACAATCGAGGTGGGCTTCCAGATGCAGTTCTTCGTCATTGAGATGCCACACATGAATGTGGTGCAGTTTTCCCACGCCCGGAATTTTGTGTACTTCGCGAACCAGCTCTTTGATATCAATAAAATCGGGGGTAAACAACATCAGCATTTTGGTGGATTCTACTAATAATTTACCGCCTACTACTATTAAATAAATGGCTATGGCTATCGTCATGACGCTATCTACCCAATACCAGCCATAAAATTTCATTAACAATCCACCCACTAAAACCGCTACCGAAGCCAACATATCGGTAAGCAAATGCAGGTAAGCCGATTTCA
Above is a genomic segment from Flavobacterium phycosphaerae containing:
- a CDS encoding helix-turn-helix domain-containing protein translates to MIRLNITRILKMKGITEPNQFFIERGHSPSYTYDLLRNNLNSLSMKKLEMLCRDLNCTPNDLLTYIPEKGKMVLPDHALHSLTKTETGTEVNQLLHNLPLEKIEELYRVLKGTPESE
- a CDS encoding NAD(P)H-hydrate dehydratase gives rise to the protein MISIDLHSIQNIFKKRGPESHKGHHGHALIIAGSKSKMGAAIIAAKSALRAGAGLVTINIPKKERTTVFSSVPEAMIEFREEKNHWEKYNAMAIGPGLGTDTQAERKLEILIDTVNKPIVFDADALTILANNSKLMAKLSAKAILTPHAKEFDRLFGNHDSEAARRQTAISQAIQHQCIIVLKGHKTFITDGTASFENTTGNSGLAKGGSGDALTGILTAFLAQGYQPINAAILGVYLHGLAADITLETQSPESMLITDVIENLGKAFYQIQK
- the tatA gene encoding twin-arginine translocase TatA/TatE family subunit, producing the protein MGSMGISEWLVILVVVLLLFGGKKIPELMKGLGTGVREFKEAAKGEDKTPETKKEEEK
- a CDS encoding cation diffusion facilitator family transporter, coding for MGHNHVHIHKHEVQGKNLIYSILLNLLITIAQVVGGIVSGSLALLSDALHNFSDVLSLVFSLIAHKLSRRKASINNTFGFKRAELIAAFVNAATLVIVAFILIYGAIERFFNPHPIQSGLVIWLALLGIVVNGLSVLLLQNDAKHSINMKSAYLHLLTDMLASVAVLVGGLLMKFYGWYWVDSVMTIAIAIYLIVVGGKLLVESTKMLMLFTPDFIDIKELVREVHKIPGVGKLHHIHVWHLNDEELHLEAHLDCSEDIKMSEFNELLHQVETVLFEKFHINHINIQPEYNKEEDTKDFIVQD
- a CDS encoding GH3 family domain-containing protein, which codes for MSLKSIAAKLFAQSIHKKTQKWAQNPVATQQKVFRDLIQAAATTQFGKDHHFAEIKTFEDFAKQVPIRDYEALRPYVDRVVKGEADILWKGKPLYFAKTSGTTSGAKYIPLTKESMPFHIEAARNAILGYIHETGKADFVDGKMIFLQGSPVLEEKNGIKLGRLSGIVAHFVPKYLQKNRMPSWETNCIEDWETKVDAIVEETFNENMSVISGIPSWVQMYFEKLQQKANKPVGDIFKNFNLFIYGGVNYEPYRAKFENLIGRKVDSIELFPASEGFFAYQDSQKEKGMLLLLNSGIFYEFIKADEFFTENPKRYTIGEVELHTNYVLILSTNAGLWGYNIGDTVQFTSLKPYRVIVSGRIKHYISAFGEHVIGKEVESALQQAMEGTAIRVNEFTVAPQINPEEGLPYHEWCIEFENEPDDLAAFALKIDQAMRQQNTYYDDLIVGNVLRTVVITKVVKNGFQEYMKSIGKLGGQNKLPRLSNDRKIADVLKRE
- a CDS encoding M23 family metallopeptidase, with the translated sequence MSEKRLKRKILKKKLFTKNRLVILNEDTFAEVFSLRLTLMNVFVVATIGALLIIFVTTYIIAFTPLREYIPGYASSKLKRDATELALKSDSLSNALKKNEAYIASIKKILTGDLDYAKFSKDSITAATVEPVSEDDMKPSKADLQLREEVAREDKYNLFEKAKPKVSVVLFPPVKGMVTDKFNPREKHYAVDIALAKNTPIKSILSGTVIFADWTPNTGNVVIIRHNNGFISVYKHAASVTVAQGDTVRTGEVIALAGSTGQESTGVHLHFELWKDGYPIDPSIFIEFE
- a CDS encoding SdpI family protein, producing METYVIYFIENTLFISFLVGFIFLITAAITLKFPPKKINDLYGYRTTASMKNQEVWDFAQRYSGIKMIQVAVFLMLVSFINVFLKLQVDLQLVVGIAFIIAGVIYLFFSTEKAIKTNFPNQE